The genomic stretch CAGGATATCAAAGGACGGGCCTTTCCAAAAAGTCCACCCCTGCCGAAAGTCCGCCTCAGGGAACGTATTTCAAAAGGGCCGTCAGGTCCCGGGTCTTGAGGTCCCGGTCGGCCAAGGGGGTCAGGAACCCGTCCTGGTTCAAGGCGATCCGGAAGCCCGCCGCCTTGAAGACCTCGCGGTCCGAACGGCTGTCCCCCACCGCGACCGTTCGGGACAATGGGATGCCCCGCTCCCGGGCCATGCGCTTGAGGAAAAGGGCTTTCTCATGCTCCTGGAAGATCCGCATCCCCTTCCCCGTC from bacterium encodes the following:
- a CDS encoding haloacid dehalogenase-like hydrolase, which gives rise to YVALATLGYELCARYFQKRYGFDEVRGTTLGVQRGVLTGKGMRIFQEHEKALFLKRMARERGIPLSRTVAVGDSRSDREVFKAAGFRIALNQDGFLTPLADRDLKTRDLTALLKYVP